From Bdellovibrio sp. KM01:
CTTTCGGTTTGATAGTTATCCCAGGAAGCGATGAACTCCTCATAGGATTTACGAAGAGAATCTGTAGTTAAAAGTGGTTCTAGTACTTTCGAATAAATCGTGATGTTACCCATTAAAGAATCCATCTCTTCGATGACTAATTTTCTTTCATCTGTGCTTTGGGTGGCGAGTAGATTGAACTCAAGCTTGCGGTATGTGACCACGTTGATATTAATGTCCGCCGTTTTACCCACGATCGGGAGCCAGGTTTCAGCAACTTCAGAGGTCACTGTGTTCTGGGATTTCAACTCAAAGAGTGAAAAGGCATTCGTCAGCACACAAATAAGGGTAAGTAGTGCGGTAATGAATAAAAATCGGCCTTTCAAAGAGAGCTTAGACATTTCGTCCTCCGAAGCTCTTTGTCGGCTTTTTAACAAGCAACCTTAGGTCCAGTTATCACATATCCAAAAAATTTGAATGGGGACACTATTGACCAAGGTCCTAAAGACCCCTAAATTGGCATTCAGGAGTCCCCTATGCAAAAACAGATGGTTCTATTGTACGTATTTTGTGTCGTTATATTCTTTGTAGTTAACGTCGTCGTATCTTAAATCCGACTAGTTTTTCATATTATAGATATCAGGATAGTTTCTGCCGATTTCCTCTGAATCCATTCCGTAACCAATCACATAGCGATCATCGATCGTTTTACCGATATAGTCAGCTTTGATGGGCAGTTCGCGACGAGCTGGTTTATCAAGCAACGTCACGATTTTCAAAGATGCTGGAGCAGATGCGAACAAACGGCTTCTTAGGAAGCTTAATGTGCGGCCTGTATCAATGATTTCTTCTACGATCAATACGTGTTTGCCAGCGATGTTCACGGAAATATCTTTAACGATTTTGATCGCGCCACCGCGCTCAACTGCTTGCACGTAAACGAAATCAACCTGCTGAGGAAGATCTACTTTTCTCATCAAGTCTGCCGTTAAATGCATGGAACCGCGTAAAGGGCAGATAAAGATAATTTCTTTCCCTTCGTAATCGCTTTCGATTTGTGAAGCCAGTTCAGAAACTAGCTCTGCGATTTCTTCTTTAGTGATGAAGGGAACCATTTGTTCTTTAAGTTGTGCCATGTTCTGCGCCTCTGATTTTACAAATCAATTGATGTAATGCCTGCTGCTTGCGCCATCTTCAGATAACGAAGAGCTTCGGGGTGTTGTGGGTCCCGAATGAGAATATTCTCCCACTGTTCAGTGGCTTCAGCAATGTTGTTTGAATTGTAGTAGATTGCCCCAAGCTTTAGGCGAGCTGGAATTAGGTGCGGGTACTCGCGGATAAGGCCTTTCAAATCTTTGATGGCTCTTTCCGACTGATTTAACTGCACGTTAACTTCAGCGATACGCAAAGTGATCTCTGCCTTGCGGCTGGACAGCTTTTGCGCCTTTAAAAGTTGTTCTAAAGCTTCGTTGTAGCGCTTGTATTGATAGTACAAGTCAGCCAATTCCTCGTGTTTGGAAGCAAGCTTTTCATCAACGAATGGATCTTGTTTGCCGGACTTTTTATCCAGCTGAGCCTGGGCATCCAGGAAAACCTGTTTTCCTTCGTCATATTTACCAAGGTCGTTCAGAATGATCGACAAACCCACGCTGGCATCAGTGTAAGTCGGATCAATTTCCAAAGCGCGCTTAAAAGTTTTGATCGCTTTGCTGAACTGGCCTTTGTCATAAGCAATCGTCGCCAGCATCTGATAAACCTCTGGATTGCGAGTGTTTTGCAGAAGCATTTGACTCAAAATGGGTTCAGCCATTTTGTAGTTCCCGTTGATAAAATATCCACGGGCTTCAGAGATCATATCGTCTTGAAGAGAAGAGATCACTTCATCTCCTTTTCAGCCTGTTTTAATTCAGAGCTGCCAGGGAAATCGCTGGAAAGAATCGCCATATATTTATTTGCTTTTGGATCGTCGCCGATCTTTTTCGCAGAAATGACAATGCGTGAAAGTGCGCGAGCATCAAAACCCAAGTTTTTATAATTTGAGTAAAGACCTTCATAGCGTTTCAAAGCGCTGTCATAGATCTCGCGGATGAAATAGAAGTTACCGATATAATCTTCTTTTTCAGCCAGCATTTTGATTGTTGCAGAACGCTTTTCCTTGGCCTCTGCCACGTATTCAGAGTTCGGATATTTCTTAATCAAATCGCTAAGATTGATAATCGTATCGTTCGCCAAAGTTAAATCGCGGTCGATAGAAGACGGCAGCTGATTATAGTAACTCATTCCCAAACGGAACTGAACATAGTCAGAGTTTGGAACTGTCGGATGAAGTTCTTTAAACATCTGATACGCCACTTGAGCTTCAGCAAAAGATTCCTGCTTATAGTAAACATCTGCGATCGCAAGTTCTGCTTTCGTCGCAAAGTTGCTGTAAGGGAATTTGTTTTTAACTTCGGTATAACGACGGATCGCTTCCTCGTAACGTTCTCCCTTATCGAATTCCTCAGCAATAGCGAAGGCACCGTCTGGAGTGTCAGAGTTTTTTTCCATTGTGGAGCATGCAGAAAGTAAAAATCCTGATGCGCAAATAAGTGTCATGACTCGGAGCGTTTTTAGCATGCCGTTATCATATTTTGGTCCAGAACCC
This genomic window contains:
- the hpt gene encoding hypoxanthine phosphoribosyltransferase yields the protein MAQLKEQMVPFITKEEIAELVSELASQIESDYEGKEIIFICPLRGSMHLTADLMRKVDLPQQVDFVYVQAVERGGAIKIVKDISVNIAGKHVLIVEEIIDTGRTLSFLRSRLFASAPASLKIVTLLDKPARRELPIKADYIGKTIDDRYVIGYGMDSEEIGRNYPDIYNMKN
- a CDS encoding lipopolysaccharide assembly protein LapB, translated to MISSLQDDMISEARGYFINGNYKMAEPILSQMLLQNTRNPEVYQMLATIAYDKGQFSKAIKTFKRALEIDPTYTDASVGLSIILNDLGKYDEGKQVFLDAQAQLDKKSGKQDPFVDEKLASKHEELADLYYQYKRYNEALEQLLKAQKLSSRKAEITLRIAEVNVQLNQSERAIKDLKGLIREYPHLIPARLKLGAIYYNSNNIAEATEQWENILIRDPQHPEALRYLKMAQAAGITSIDL
- a CDS encoding outer membrane protein assembly factor BamD, with the translated sequence MLKTLRVMTLICASGFLLSACSTMEKNSDTPDGAFAIAEEFDKGERYEEAIRRYTEVKNKFPYSNFATKAELAIADVYYKQESFAEAQVAYQMFKELHPTVPNSDYVQFRLGMSYYNQLPSSIDRDLTLANDTIINLSDLIKKYPNSEYVAEAKEKRSATIKMLAEKEDYIGNFYFIREIYDSALKRYEGLYSNYKNLGFDARALSRIVISAKKIGDDPKANKYMAILSSDFPGSSELKQAEKEMK